AAACAATCGCCGAAGCTGGAGTTTTCCATCATGATCTTGAGCTCCTCCAGCGATCGGAAAGGGGTAATGGGATGAAACTCGCCCCTTTTGCCTTCCTCGTGAAGCGGAGTGCCGGGGATGAATGTCAGGGTTAACGCTCCGGCATAGGCTGGATCTATCTCCGTCAAAATGCGTGCCGTTGCCAGGGCGTGCTTATCGCTTTCCTCAATCCCGCCAAGTCCCAGAATTACTGTCGCTGAAAAGTCGATCCAGGCTTCCTTTGCTTTCCGGCCTGCTTCGATAATTTGGCGGCTATCTACTCCCTTGCCGATGTGTTTGAGGATATCGTCATCGCCGCTTTCAACGCCTGTGTAAAAGATTCCCAGCTTCAGTTCCCTCAACTCCTTGAGTTCATCGGGACTTCTTCTTAGGATATCCTGCGGCGTGGCGTAACAGCCGTATCTTTCCACGAATGGCAGCTTTTCGTTGGCATACTGGAGGACCTGGCGCAGTTTAGGAAACGGGTAAACCAGCGCATCGCCATCCTGGAAGAATATCCTCTTGCCTTTCCAATCTCGAGCTATGGCATACATGATCGGAGGCATGGTAGGCAAACGAAATCCGGAAGTTCGGAAGAGGGCCAATGCATCCACTTCCTGCTTGACTTCCTCCACCTCTCTGATCTGCAGTTTTTTTCCGTAGTGGCCACAGAAGGTGCAGCTGGAATTGGAGCAGCCCCTGGTCAGGGGAAGAAAATAGCTGTCCCACTCGCTCGGGGGACGGAAGATTTCAGGCCGCTGGAATTTCATATCGTTCAAAAGAACCTCTGTTTAAGTGGTGCAGGATATACTTCCTGCCGGGGGTTTGGGGGTGTCCCCCAAATTCTCCCTCTTCCCCCAAGAGTGGGGGACAGGGGGTTGCTTTGGACTTACTCAGAGCTTCCCCAATCCCATTGTACACGGAGTGCGCCTCATCCTCAAGGACGATAGTCTGTCCTTCAGCCTGCGACCGATCATTCCATTCGGAGAACCTTTGCGCCGTGGACGTTGCCTGCCTTGAGTTCGGCTAGGGCCTTGTTAGCCTCTTCCAGGGGGAATTCCTGAACTTCAGGTTTGATGGGAATTGCTGCGGCTAACTGGAGGAAGTCCCTGATATC
The Dehalococcoidia bacterium DNA segment above includes these coding regions:
- a CDS encoding radical SAM protein translates to MKFQRPEIFRPPSEWDSYFLPLTRGCSNSSCTFCGHYGKKLQIREVEEVKQEVDALALFRTSGFRLPTMPPIMYAIARDWKGKRIFFQDGDALVYPFPKLRQVLQYANEKLPFVERYGCYATPQDILRRSPDELKELRELKLGIFYTGVESGDDDILKHIGKGVDSRQIIEAGRKAKEAWIDFSATVILGLGGIEESDKHALATARILTEIDPAYAGALTLTFIPGTPLHEEGKRGEFHPITPFRSLEELKIMMENSSFGDC